CCAATCGCTACTCACATCATCCACAAGATGAATGTGAAGTTTAGAAGGGGTATCATCCGCATCAATTTCGACAACCTGCATGGGAGAAAAGTTTTTTCTTTGGCGGCGTTTGATGCCGGAGAGAAAGAAAAAGGTTTTGACAAGCTTTCGGAGGGATTTCGTGTGATGGCGAGTGGTAAGCCGCATAAGGCTTCGCAGCTTCTGAAGAAGAAGCCAGCTTGCCTTGTAGCTTGTGTGAAGAAGTTGTGAAAGCTTCACCGCGTTTATCCCCCCATCCTGGCAGACAAGAAACATGGCAGAAAGCCAGATTTTTGGCGAAAGGTGACTTTTTCGCATGATGGACTGGCTTTTTAAGGAAAATTGTCTGCCACACTTGGGGCACTGATACACGAGCCGGCACGAGAGAAGGTGAGCCTTTGCCT
This sequence is a window from Thermospira aquatica. Protein-coding genes within it:
- a CDS encoding IS1595 family transposase gives rise to the protein MEKDFFTLSENESYQILEKALWPEGPICPRCKAKAHLLSCRLVYQCPKCGRQFSLKSQSIMRKSHLSPKIWLSAMFLVCQDGGINAVKLSQLLHTSYKASWLLLQKLRSLMRLTTRHHTKSLRKLVKTFFFLSGIKRRQRKNFSPMQVVEIDADDTPSKLHIHLVDDVSSDWLSDFFGKLFRHTSVEKRTPWLSHLNDGLKNLLEDVYHYGCRKHMQRYLDEFCFRFNIEGVSSRLEELLRRLGKRRQLLPWKKLVAEGLILPIWA